The region GCTGGAGGTTGGGACTGGGAACGGCTACCAGGCGGCTGTGTTGGCTGAGATCGTGCAGAAGGTTTACACTATCGAGATCATACCTGAACTGGGAGAGTCAGCGGCTAAACGGCTGCAGAAGCTGGGCTATGAGAACGTGGAAGTGAAAGTTGGCAACGGCTACCACGGCTGGGAAGAGCATGCCCCCTTTGATGCCATTGTGGTTACTGCAGCAGCCGAAGCAGTGCCCCCGCCACTGGTAGCGCAACTGAAGGACGGTGGCCGCATGGTAATCCCGGTTGGCCCACAGAAGAGGGCTCAAAACCTGCTGCTCCTCGAGAAAAAGAAAGGCAAAGTTACCACCCAAAAGCTCATGCCCGTGCTGTTTGTGCCTTTTACGGGTGGTGACAAAGAGTAGGCTTATATTTTGGATAAGGGGTTTTCAGTTTTAGTTGATGGTTTAAGAAATCTCTCTCCGAAATATGATGGCATCAGCAGTGCCTGGCCAAGTCCCTACACGTGTAAACCCACCCCTAGCCCCTCCGTGGAGGGGAACTTAACCTCACCCCAACCCTCTCCTAAAAACAGGAGAGGGAGTTTAACGATACCGGGTCTAACCACCCCTGCCCCTCATTGGCTAAGGAGGGGAGCTCTGTTGTTACTTTGGCTATAGTATCAGTTTCATAGCAACTAATAGCATCATCAGAGGATCATCATCCCCTTGCCCCCCTTCCAAGGGGGACTTGGCTGAAGCTGCGTCAACGGAGGTTATCGAACCTGATCCCAGTCCTTGGGTGGGGGTAGGGGCCTTCGTATAAAGAGCGCCTTGTAGATTTCGGGCTTCGCTTTAGCGAAATTGCGGAGACCGTAGGTCAAGCAAAGGAAATGTACACCGCGCGATGCCAAAGGACGAGCCCTCTCGGGCCTGAGAGCACCAAAGCCAGAGATGTAACGATAGGTATGTTAACCTGGAGGATCAGCACAGGTTTGGAAGGATAGCTTGTGTCCAGTTGCAGAAAGCATCGGCTAGGACAGTATAGCCAAAGTATAAGCAAAGTATAACCTGGATCTCGGAAATAAAAGGCACGGGCTGCAAGCCCGCGCCAGCGAAAGTATAAACCGGCAAGTATAAAACCTATACCTATACCTTCACCACTACCTTCCCCACCGACTGTCCTCGCTGGAAAACCCTGATCGCTTCATGCATCTGGTCAAACCCATACACATGCCCGATGTGCTGTGGCTTCAGGTGCATTGCCTGGAGTTCGCCGAGCAACTGGTGCATCATGTCCGTTTGCTCGTACAGGTAGATTAAGTTAAAGCCCATCAGCGACTTGTTTTCCGTGGGCAGGCGCAGCGGGTCTATCTTGGGGCGGCGCAAGAATTTCCAGATCAGGCGGGGATAGTTGGGCTTTGCCCCGTGGCTGGAGAAGCTGGCGTTTCCGTACACCACCATCCGGCCCATTGGGGCCATCACCTCCCATCCTTGTTTAAGTACCTTGCCCCCAATGCACTCCATGATCAGGCGCAACGGGCGGTCACCGAGAGCCTGTTCCAACTGTACACCAAAATCTTTATCACGAAGTATTACCGCATCGTAAGCCTCTTCCTCCCGCAGAAAATCCACTTTACTGGCCCGGCCAACCGTGCCAATGGTAAAGGCGCCATACTTTTTGCAGATGCGGTTAGCCAATATACCTACCCCTCCTGCCGCACTATGGATCAGTACCGCCATGTCCTGCTGCAGGTTGCCGAGCTGGGTGAGTGCGTAGTAGGCTGTGAGCCCCTGCACCAGGAATCCGGCCCCTTCCTCAAAGCTCCATTCATCGGCGAGCGGAATAACATAGCGGTGGTTGATGTTGATGTGGGACACATAGCCGCCAAACCTGGTGGCACCCATTACCCGGTCGCCCACTTTCCATTCCGTCACCGCCTCGCCCACAGCTATTACCTTGCCCGAGAATTCCAGTCCCGGAATAAAAGGCCCTTCAGGCGTAGCGCTGTAGAGGCCTTGCATGGCAAAGATATCGGCAAAGTTCAACCCAATGGCTTTCACCTGCACGCATACCTCACCAGCTTTGGGAGGCGACAGATTTTCCGTTTGTAGCCGGAGATCACGTATGGAACCGGCTTTCGGCATGCGGTATACCTGGCGTTCGAACATAGGCCTGACTTTAGTGGTTGTGTTTAAATGATGCTCCTTAAGCGCAATATACTACCCGCTGATTTCATTTTTAGAAAGTATGAACTAGCCACAGCGCAGGATGTGGCGTTCCCGATCCACTAAATCTGTGCAGCCTGAGCGTGCCTTTTAGACAGCCCGTACTGAGACAGGCGCGTATGTAACTTAATCTTTCGCTAAATTAGACTCTTTGCCGGTAAAAACATCATCTTTCAGATAATGCACCTACACCACCAGATAACGTACCAGGCTGCTCTGTCAGTTGCCCCAAGTATAGAAGAACACTTTTCGCGGCTGCTTGCGTCGGCACAGGAAACCGGTGCTGAGGCGCTGGCCCCTGCCCCACCCCCGCACATCATCGAAGCTTTTCTAGATACCGCCTTTTGGGCGAGCCTGCGACGGGAAGAGGGGAAATCCCCCAAAATATCCATTGCTTTCCTGCCACCCGACCGTGCCGGGCAACCGCTCCTGTTTGCCGATCAACTCCCTTTTACACCGGAAGCCCTGAATAAGATTTCACCTGGAGTACAACGGCCGGGCATACACCTGGGGGTGTGGGCAGAGCAGGGCGAGCTGCGTGTCTGGGGAACCACCCGCCTGGTACCTTCCTACTGTTTCATCGTGGATGTTCCGGAGCCGGGCCTGCTGGTGGTAAAGCACCGCCGCGCTGACGGGTTCGGGAAGTTTGCTAACGTGGTGGTGCTGAAGGGAGACCAGGTGAAGGTAGTGGACGAGAGCACGGCCAGTCTCCCCGACTGCCCGGAACTCCTCACCAGCCTGCTTGGCTTAGGCGCCCCAAGCGCTACTGGTGCGCCGTTAAATGTTCTTATCCAGATGGCGGTCTCCATGCGTGCCCACGGGCGCGGCGGCATTCTGCTGGTAGTGCCCGCCGGTACTACAGCCTGGCGCGAGTCCATTGTGCACCCCACTACCTACTCCCTACAACCGGCCTTCTGCGGACTGGCAAATCTGATGAAGCAGCAGGAAGAAGAGAAAAAGCGCAGCCGGTGGCGCGAGTCGCTTCGACTGGAAGTGGATCACATAGCCGGGCTGACGGCCATCGATGGCGCTACCCTGCTCTCCGACAATTATGAGCTCCTGGCCTTTGGTGTAAAGATTGGCCGTAAGATAGGAAGCGAACCTGTTAGGAGCCTGTTGCTTACAGAATCGGTAGTGGGCAGTAAACCTGCGGTGATACATCCTTCGCAGCATGGCGGCACCCGGCATCTGGCCGCTGCCCAATTCGTGCACGACCAGCACGATGGCATGGCCCTGGTGGCCTCACAGGATGGTAGCTTCACTATCTTCGCCTGGTCGCCGTGTGAGGGCATGGTGCAGGCCCACCGCATCGACACACTGCTGCTCTGAACAAAGTTTACCCATCTTCCCGGCTCATACTTTCAGGGCAGCCTAGGCACTCAGCGGGATGCTGATTACGAAGCTGTTCCCATCGGGTGTGATGCCATCTAAACGCACCGCCCCCCTTCCAGAGGCGCTAAAGGCCCTGTTCATATCCGACAGGCTGTTCACGCGCATGCCGTTCACGCTGGTGATGATGGTGCCACGCGGGATTCCAGCCATATCGAAGAAGCCGCCTTGCTGCACCTCCGTTACGTACACCCCTGACCGGAGCCCGAACCGCTGTTTTACCTGGTCCGGTACCGGTGCAAAGGTAGCGCCCAGCTTAGCCTGCAGCCCCTTTGCCGCGCCCTCGTCCCCGCTTTCTGCCAACATCGCCTCCTCGCCCTGCAGTACCACGTCAGCGTTACGTGCTTTTCCGTTCCGCAGGTAGGTCAGTTCCAGCTTGTCGCCGGGGTATTGACGGGCGATCCGCTCCGAAAGCTCGGTCGAGGAGGCCACATTCACGCCATTTATACGTTGGATGATGTCGCCTTCCTCCAGACCGGCGGCAGCGGCGGCACTTCCAGGCTGAACCCCCATAATGTACACGCCCTTCACGGAGGCCGGGTCTATGCCGCGTTCCTTCAGGATCTGGTCTTCCACGGTAGGGGC is a window of Pontibacter kalidii DNA encoding:
- a CDS encoding protein-L-isoaspartate(D-aspartate) O-methyltransferase — protein: MLLPASIPLLLLLLFFPAQEQDAYKQEREKMVRQSIEGRGITNKAVLRAMRTVKRHLFVPPDQISYAYDDNPLPIGSGQTISQPFMVAYMTEVIQPKPHMKVLEVGTGNGYQAAVLAEIVQKVYTIEIIPELGESAAKRLQKLGYENVEVKVGNGYHGWEEHAPFDAIVVTAAAEAVPPPLVAQLKDGGRMVIPVGPQKRAQNLLLLEKKKGKVTTQKLMPVLFVPFTGGDKE
- a CDS encoding synaptic vesicle VAT-1 family membrane protein, with the translated sequence MFERQVYRMPKAGSIRDLRLQTENLSPPKAGEVCVQVKAIGLNFADIFAMQGLYSATPEGPFIPGLEFSGKVIAVGEAVTEWKVGDRVMGATRFGGYVSHININHRYVIPLADEWSFEEGAGFLVQGLTAYYALTQLGNLQQDMAVLIHSAAGGVGILANRICKKYGAFTIGTVGRASKVDFLREEEAYDAVILRDKDFGVQLEQALGDRPLRLIMECIGGKVLKQGWEVMAPMGRMVVYGNASFSSHGAKPNYPRLIWKFLRRPKIDPLRLPTENKSLMGFNLIYLYEQTDMMHQLLGELQAMHLKPQHIGHVYGFDQMHEAIRVFQRGQSVGKVVVKV
- a CDS encoding putative sensor domain DACNV-containing protein, whose translation is MHLHHQITYQAALSVAPSIEEHFSRLLASAQETGAEALAPAPPPHIIEAFLDTAFWASLRREEGKSPKISIAFLPPDRAGQPLLFADQLPFTPEALNKISPGVQRPGIHLGVWAEQGELRVWGTTRLVPSYCFIVDVPEPGLLVVKHRRADGFGKFANVVVLKGDQVKVVDESTASLPDCPELLTSLLGLGAPSATGAPLNVLIQMAVSMRAHGRGGILLVVPAGTTAWRESIVHPTTYSLQPAFCGLANLMKQQEEEKKRSRWRESLRLEVDHIAGLTAIDGATLLSDNYELLAFGVKIGRKIGSEPVRSLLLTESVVGSKPAVIHPSQHGGTRHLAAAQFVHDQHDGMALVASQDGSFTIFAWSPCEGMVQAHRIDTLLL